In the genome of Sphingomonas sp. LR60, the window CGACCGCTGGCGGCGCGTTCCTGGAGTGGATGGAAGGCCGCGAGTTGCCTGGAGTAGCAGCGCTCACGCGCTGAGCCTTTTTCTCGTCGTCACCCCCGACTTGTTCCGGCATCCACCTTTCTGCGAAGGCTTAAGCCTTTGGTTTCGCGGATAAGTGGACACCGGAACAAGTCCGGGGTGACGAAGTCTTGGAAGCTTCAGGCGTGCAGGCGGCGATCGTCGTCCGAGCGGCGCGACAGGATCGAGCGCGCATCTCCTGGCGAGCGTACCTCGCCATGAGGGCCGCCCGCCGCCGACAACACGCGGTCGAGCAGTTCCAGCCCTTCCGGCCATCGTCCCAGCCCGCTGGCGGCATTCAGGTGCCCATACGTGCCATAGTCGATGAAGTGGCTGCCCCAATCGACGGCCATGCTGTGCGCTCGCTCGATCGACACCCATGGATCATCGCTCGATCCCACGAGGATCGACGGAAAGGGGAGGGCGAGCTTCGGTGCCGGCGCGAACGGCGCCAGCTCGCTCGAAACCCCGGCACGGTCGACATCGGCCGGCGCGACCAGCAATGCGCCCGCGACGGGCCAGCCATAAGGCTGCGGGCTCATTGAGGCCCACCAAGCGATCGCGATGCAGCCCAGGCTATGCCCAACGAGGATCACCGGTGCGCGGGCCGACGCAACCGCCTGATCGATCTTGGTCACCCAGCTGTTGCGATGCGGGCGGTCCCACATGCCCAGCTCGATACGGGCCGTATCCGGGCGGCTGCGCTCCCACAGCGTCTGCCAATGCGCAGGGCCGGAACCACCGAGTCCGGGGACGGTCAGCACGGTCGGCTGAACCGACAGATCGTAGTTGGCATGTCCCATGACGTACCTCCTGTTGCGTGCAATAGGCGAGGCCGCGGCTCAGTCTAGGGGTCGGGCACGCCGCGGCCTCAGGTACAGAGGTAATCCCTATTAGATCGATGGGCAATCGTGCAGCGCAGCAAATCGCATGGGTTGAGCGGTTGGAGCGACAAGGCGTTGCAGCCGCTTGCGGCGCGGCACCGTGCGCGCGATAGCGTTCGGAATGTCAGCACCAACGAAACAGCGGGTCGACCAGTTGCTGGTGGATCGCGGGCTCGCCGAGTCGCGGACGCGCGCACAGGCTTTGGTGATGGCCGGGCTGGTCTTCGTGGGTGAGCGCAAAATCGACAAGCCGGGCCAGCCGATTGCCAGCGATGCCATGCTCGACGTGCGCGGACGCGATCACCCCTGGGTGTCGCGCGGCGGGATCAAGCTCGCCCATGGGCTCGATCATTTCGGCTGGGAGGTGCGTGATGCGGTCGCGATCGACGTCGGTTCGTCAACCGGGGGCTTCACCGACGTGCTGCTCACACGCGGTGCGGCGCGCGTCTATGCGGTCGACAGCGGCACCAATCAGCTCGCGTGGAAGCTGCGCCAGGACGAGCGCGTGATCGTCCACGAACAGACCAGTGCGCGCATCCTCACCGCCACGCATATACCCGAGCCGGTCAACATGGTCGTTTGCGATGCCAGCTTCATCGGGTTGGCCAAGGTGCTGGCGGTGCCGCTCGGCTTCGTTCGCAGCGGTGGGCGCGCGCTGGTGCTGGTGAAGCCGCAGTTCGAGGCCGGCCGGGGCGAAGTGGGAAAGGGCGGGGTGGTCCGCGATCCCGCGATCCACACGCGGGTGTGCGCCGAGGTTGCCGAGTGGTTCGATGGCCAAGGCTGGCGCGTGGAAGGTGTCACCGAAAGTCCGATCACGGGGCCAGAGGGCAACATCGAGTTCCTTCTTGCGGCGCATCGCGGTTGAACATGTCGCCGGTTGAAGCGCTCTGGAAGTTGTCGCTGCGGCAAGAACAGGCGAGGGGATAAGCATGGGCGAGTTGGCGTCGAAGGAGCAGCTGCGGACCTCGTTGCTCCGCTATGCGATGGTCACCGTCCCGGCGGTGTTGCTGCTCGGCTTTCTTTCCGGGCGCACCGTGCCGTCAGGCGACCAGAACGGCTGGTACGCCGTCCTCGCGAAGCCCGAGATCACGCCGCCCGGCTGGATGTTTCCGGTCGTCTGGTCGGTGCTCTACGTCTTGCTCGGACTCGCGCTTGCCCTGGTGCTCAGCGCGCGCGGCGCGCGTTTGCGCGGTCTCGGCATCGCCTTGTTCATCGCGCAGCTGGCGGGCAATCTCGCATGGACGCCGCTCTTTTTCGGCGCGCATCGTGTCGCCGCGGCGTTCCTGCTGATCGTCGCCATCTTCGGCCTGTCGGTGCTGACGACGATCGTCTTTGCGCAGATCCGCCGTGTCGCTGCATGGTTGATGGTGCCTTATCTGGCATGGCTCTGCGTCGCCGGTGCGCTCAACTGGCAAATCGGCAAGCTCAATCCGGATGCGGAACGGGTTGTGCAAGCGCCCGCGGCATCCCAAGTGATCCGCTGACCCTTTTGCTCTCGCAGGACGATTCGCCATGCAATCCGAGAACCCTCTGTTCGGTGACGTCGCAAAGCTGTTCAACGGCGCGGCCGGTACGATCGCCGGGATGGGCCGCGAGGCTGAAGCCAACGCGCGCGCCCGCGCCCGCGAATGGATCGGCGGGCTCGACTTCATCGCGCGTGAGGAGTTCGAGGCGGTAAAGGCGATGGCGGTTGCGGCGCGGGACGAGAACGACGCCCTGCGCGCGCGGATCGAAAAGCTCGAGGCTGCCCTGGCAACGCGGCCGACCGCCTGATCCTGCGCTTGCCCAAATTGCTGCCGGGGATGACGCACGACCAAGGTCGTGCGATAAGATCGTGATGCTTGACGAAGCCGACCAATTTTCCGAGCCCGAGGCACCGCTCGACATGCTCGAATCCTATTTCCTCGCGCATGGCTGGCCGTGCGAGCGGAACGAGGATGAGATCACCGCGACGATCAAGGGCAGCTGGACCGAATATGAGCTTCGCGCGCTCTGGCGCGAGGAAGACGGCGTCGTGCAGTTGCTCGCCTTTCCGGACGTGAAGGTTGCGGAGGGGCGGCGCGGCAAGGTTTACGAGACGCTGGGGCTCATCAACGAGCAATTGTGGCTCGGCCATTTCGAGATGTGGTCGTCGAGCGGCATCCTGCTCTATCGCTGCGCCACCGCGATCGAGACGCGTGAAGGCGAGGCGACGATGTCGCTCGCGACCGCCGAATTGTTGATCGACTCGGCGATCGACGAGTGCGAGCGTTTCTATCCGGTGTTCCAGTTCGTGCTGTGGGGCGGCAAGTCGCCGACCGAGGCGATCGCCGCGGCGATGGTCGAGACGCAGGGCGAGGCCTGAGCCGATCATGCGATTGTGGATGATCGGGTGCGGCAACATGGCCTCGGCGATGTTGCGGCGCTGGCTGGAAAGCGGCGTCGTCTCTGCGGCGGATGTCGACGTGGTTAACCGACAGGATCGCGTGCTGCCCGGCGATGTTCGGCAGGCGCGGCGTCTGCCCGATGGTTCGCCACCCGACGTGGTCGTGCTGGGGATCAAGCCGCAGCAACTCGATGAGGTCGCGGCGGTCCACCGTGAGCGCGTGCGTGCTGCGCCGTTGCTGGCGTCGATGCTCGCCGGCCCCGATCCTGACCGGCTGTCCGCCGCTTTTCCGGGACCGGTCGCGATTCAGACGATGCCGAACCTGCCGGTCGAACTGGGAAGGGGGTCGTCGCGATCCACGCCCCCGCTGCGCCCGCCGATGCGCGTGCGACGACCGATCGGTTGATGGCACCGCTGGGACTGGTCGAGTGGTTCGACGATCCGGCGCGCTTTGCCGCCGCAGGGGCGCTGTCGGGATGTGGGCCGGCGTTCCTGTTCCGCTTCGTCGATGCCATGACCGCGGGCGGCGTGGCGATCGGGCTCGATCCGGCGCGGGCAGCTGCGGTGGCGCTGGCAACCGTCGAGGGCGCGGCGGCGATGGTGGCGGCCAGCGATCGCACGCCCGGTGCGCTCGCCGATGCGGTGGCGAGCCCGGGCGGGATGACCCGCGCAGGGTTGAATGTGCTCGACGAAGCGGGGGGCTCGTCCCACTGCTGGAGCGCACGCTGACCGCCTCGGCGAAGCGCGGTGCGGAGATGGCGAAGGGTTAAGGCCTGTCGCCGCCCTAGGCTTGGCCCAGGACAATAACGGAGGAGCCCGGTTTCAAAACCACCGGCTCAGGTCCTAACTCCGCAGCGCTTCGACCCGTGCGATCTCGTCGTCGGGGATCAAACCCTCCAGCACCGCCCAGAAGCCTGTCACTGCGCCTTGTCCGGCGCGCGAATAAGCCGCGGACAGTTTCTCACGCAGCGCCTCGTACAGGCTGGTTTCCAGTTCCACGCCGTCGGGCGTCAACCGCAGCAGCCGCTGGCGTCGGTCGCGATCACCCGCGCGGGTCTCGACCAGGCCACGCTCCATCAGCTCGTTGAGCACGCGTCCCAGCGACTGTTTGGTGATCGCCAATAGCGCCAGCAAATCGCTGACCGGCATGTCGGGCTTGCGCGCGATGAAATAGAGCGCGCGGTGATGCGCACGACCAAGTCCCTGTCGCGCAAGGCCTCGATCGATCGACCGCGTGATGTGCGCGTTGCCGAAATACAGCAGCTCCAGCCCGCGACGAATCTCGGTTTCGCGCAGGAAAAGCGGCGAGGCGGAATGCGTTGAGGCAGCCATGTTGACCCGCTTTGCCATCCGCCCTAGGCCGCTGCAACCCCGGCGCGTCGACCAAATGGTTGCACGCTCGTGATCTTTGGAGGTCCCGTGAACTTCGCGTTCGAACCGCATCCGTCGCCCGTTTCCGCCAATGAGCGCGCCGCGCGGCTGGTCGATCCCGGTTTCGGCCGCGTGTTCACCGATCATATGGCGGTGCTCCATTATTCCGAGGGACGCGGCTGGCATGGCGGGCGGATCTCGCAGCGGATGCCGCTGACGATGGATCCGGCATCGTCGGTGCTTCATTACGCGCAGGAGATTTTCGAGGGGCTGAAGGCGTATCGCCTGGAGGATAACGGCCTTGCGCTGTTCCGTCCCGACGCCAATGCCCGCCGCTTCAACGCCTCGGCGCAGCGAATGGCGATGCCCGAACTGCCCGAAGAGCTGTTCCTCGAGTCGGTCGAACAGCTCGTGCTGACCGAGCGCGAGTGGATGCCGACCATCGAGGGCGGCTCGCTGTATCTTCGTCCCTTCATGATCGCGTCCGAGGCGTTCCTCGGCGTCAAGCCGTCGGCCGAGTATCTCTACATGGTGCTTGCCTCGTCGGTGGGCGCCTATTGGAAGGGTGGCGCGCGTGCGGTGTCGCTGTGGGTGAGCCACGACTATACCCGCGCCGCACCGGGCGGCACCGGCGCTGCCAAATGCGGCGGCAATTATGCCACCAGCCTGATCGCCCAGCAGGAAGCGATCCGCCGCGGCTATGACCAGGTCGTGTTCCTCGACGCTACCGAGCGGCGCTGGATCGAGGAATTGGGTGGCATGAACATCTTCTTCGTCTTCGAGGACGGCTCGCTGCGTACCCCGCCGCTGACCGGCACGATCCTGCCCGGCATCACCCGCGATTCGATCCTCCAGATCGCGCGCGATCAGGGCCTTACGGTGCAAGAGGAGCCCTATGCGATCGAGGACTGGCGCGCCGATGCGGCGAGCGGTCGCCTGATCGAGAGCTTTGCTTGCGGCACCGCGGCGGTGGTGACGCCGATCGGTCGCGTGGCTGGTCCGGACTATGAATTTACGATCGGCAGCGGCGGCACCGGCCAGCTGACCGCGCATTTTCTGGAGCGGCTGAGCGCGATTCAACGCGGGCGGGCGGAAGATCTCGCGCGGCTGGTTGCATCGTATCGGTTGAGCTTTGCCGCGCGCCCCGCTAAGGCGCGCGGCTCGTTGGGGCGTCGCCAAGCGGTAAGGCACCGGTTTTTGGTACCGGCATTCGCAGGTTCGAATCCTGCCGCCCCAGCCATCTGCCTGAATCTCAGCCAATTGGCTGCTAAGTGTTTGAAGATGCTGGCTGGCTATCAGGGTCGTCCGTTGGCACCTGCACAATTGTGCATCGGATTTTGCCAATGCGCTGGCCGGGAAGGCCGCGGTTTTTGTACTGTCTTCAACACGTGTACCGGCGCGGGCACATTTTCTGGTGGCGCCGAATTCGCCGTTTATTGGATATGGCACCCTAGATGTTCGGCTGTCGCTGCGGACCCGACCGGAAGGCGGCGCGCAACATCGGGGCGGCGCTCACGGCGGTGACGCCGAGAGTGCTGGAGATCGCCGCTGCGGGTTTCGCAGTCGATGGCCGGCTGCGCTGGATGCTGGAACGCTGTGGGCGAACGACTGTCGCAATCTGGTTCAAGGTTGAGCCTGGAAAAGCTCGCATGCGGTAACGGATCTAGCAGGTGCCATTTACCAATTGCCCTATTCGCCTCCCGATGAGCGTCCTCGGAAGCCGGCGGGTCGAAGGTGCTGGCTTAACAGCCGAAGCCAGCGCATCGGCTGTTGGACGGTGGAGACGAGGCACCGACACCACTCCTGCTGCTCGGCATCGCAAAAATGACGTGGGAAGCCGCACCAGATTGCTTTGTCGAAGTCGACAGCCCGACCTGGCGCGAATATACAGGACAGCGCTATGATGATTGGAAAGGGTTTGGATGGCTCACCGCTCTTCAACCCGATGATCGTCAACTCACCGCGTTGCGCTGGCGGGACGCCGTCCGGCAAGGGCGTCCGGTGCACGTCGAGTACCGACTTAGGAGATATGACGGTCTTTATCGCCGGATGGGCGTCCACGCGGTTCCGATGCACAACGAAAGTGGCGTCAGTGCCAGGTGGCTGGGAGTTGTCGTTGATATCGATGACGCTCGCGGAGCGGAGCAGAAGCACTGAGTCTCAAACCACGTTTGGCCCGTGATAGTGGTTGACTCCCAAACTCGCTATTCAACCGCACTTTTTCGGCGTCCGCGACCGCGGTACATCTGCATTAGCTAACAAGTTTGACTGCTCATCAGCGCAGTTAGATTTCGGTTTGATCTAACCACGTGGCGTTGTAAGTTATTAGAATCTTGTTCATGCCTCCTTCTTGAGTTTTAGCAGGCCGCTCGGTCTTTTCTGGAGTCGTAAGACAGTAATCTGGTCTTCTTTGCTATTCAGCACATTGCAAGTCGATGGAGCCAAGCCACCTCTCGACGAAGATTGAACCGTGTAGTCTCTTGCTGTTGATCGGCCACAACTCGCGTTCCTGACGTTTGAGCGTGCTATGAGGGTGTCGTGGCTAGCCTGAACTAAACGCAGGTGAATCGGCCGATAAGTCGCGCTGCGCCTTTCTTCAGTCAAGCGGCAACAGCCCGGTGAACGGACGTCTAATTCCGGGAAGAGCGATGAATGTGGCCAATAACCGATTGTGGGTCGTGGCTTCATGGCGGCGGCACTCACGATAGCCGCATCACGGCGTTGGAGCGGCGGCGCTGAAGATGGTGCAGTCGGCGCGCTTGGTGCCGGTGAGCGCGGCATCGTTCCGCAGCGAATAAGCCGTGCGTTGGCGCACGTTGAAGGCCATGACGCGCCGGATCTTCGGGGTGCCGAGAACGGTGGTAATCAGGCTGATGGGTATCAAGGGCTTGTACGTATATACCAGCTCGACGACCATGACCGCGGTTCCGCCGACTGCAGCGATCTGATTGTTGGTCGGGCCCATGCCGTCGATTGTCGACGCGGCTTCGACAGCGCCATGATCGTCGTTAACGGTGCTGTCCAGGTCGGTGACCTGCCCGCCGGAACCGTTGCGCGGAACGCCGTAGGACGAGGCGGTCTTCATCGCGCCGGCGCACCGCTGCCACCTGATCCATTGTCGGAAACCATCGGGGTTGCTGCTGGACGTCGCGCCTTTGCCATTTGCGCCGGTGGTCGTCGTGCGTTGCTCGAGATCGGAAAGAATGATCCGGCCGTTACTAGCGACGTCGAGCGGCTCGCCCATCTTCATCGCGCCGAGCATAATTTCGGAGATATCGGCTTCGTCGATGGTCGTGCGGACCCGCCCCGCATTGTCGGCGACCGACATCGCGATTTGCGAGACGCGTAAATTGGCGGACACAAAATTGCCCATCTCCACGCCGCCCAGTCCAAGCAAGAGCACGGTGGGCGCGGTGATAGCGAACTCAAGCAGCGCGACACCGCTCGTGTTGTGCAAAAGCCGGCGCAATGTGGCGCGCGTGGTAGTTAGCTGCATATCGTCATCGCTTCAGGCTGCGCGGCATAAGGCTGGTTCTTCACCATCGTCGACGCCTTGATCGTGCTGATCCCGTTGCCACCGACCAGCTTTCGCATCGGTAGCAATTCCGGATAGGTTACCGTCGCGACATAGACCACGACATCGTCGGATCCGCCGGTGCCCGCTTTGCCAGCGTCGGCGTCCCAAACGCCGTTGCGGTTGATGTCGCTGAAACAATCGCCTTGATTGTAGACGCCCAGCGGCGGCGTGTCGGTCGTGATCGGCTCGGCCTTTGCGATCTGCTGGTACTTTGTGTAGCTGGCTGGGGCGACGTCGACCGATGCGCCCTTGATCACCGAGGTGACACGGTCTTTCACCATGGCCGTGAGCTGGTCCGAGGTGGTACTCGTGCCGATCGTCACCTTACGTGCAGCGCGGTCAAGCGAGTCCTGAACCTGGGTCGCGACATATTGGCGAAAGCCCAGATCGAAGAGCCCGCACATGATGATGATCGCGGGCAAGGCGACGAGCGCGAACTCGACGGCGGCGGCGCCGCGATCATGCTCTGCAAGCCGCGCGACGAATCTGAATAATGGTCGCTTCATTGAGTAAGTCTCAGCGCGCCGATGTTCTTGCCGATCTCGACGAACTTGGCCATCAGCGCGGCCTGATCCGCAGAGGTGGACGCCTGGCTCGCCGTGCTCGCGCAATTGGTGAGCGATGCGTCGAGCGTCGTCGCAAAGCCGATTACCCAAACCGAATAGCCCATCGACTTCGCCCGAGAGCATAAGAGATCGAACCGGCGCTTGTGACGCGCCAACTGGTCGTCTTCGTTCGAACTGGTGCCTCCAGGCGTCACCCGCGCATCAAGACGCTCGACCCCGTAAGACGAGTATAGCCTTTCGTAGCCGGTATCGAACTGACCATCGGTCATGAAGATGATGTATTTTTTCACCGGCATGGTGTTGTAGGTGTCGGGATTGTTGGCTCCAAAGATGCCGCCCGACGACGCCCAGCGCGTTCCCCACATCATGCCGTTGTCATGATAGGTGCCGCCATCGGTAGTGAGACTGTTGAGATACGTCTTGAGCTGGTCGCGCGCCCATGTCTGCATCGGAGCCGCTGCTGCAGGGCAGGCATATTGCGGCTTATATGGGTTGTTCGCGTAGATGTTCGCGGCATAGTTGGTATATTCTACCTCGGGCCAATAGGGCTTCCATCGCGTCGCATCGCTCGAGGGTATCAGGTCAATGTCGAGGTCGGTCGCCGAGGCCGGGATGGTGGCCTCCGTGGCACTCATGCGCGTGGTGGCCCGCTCCTCAATGCAACCGGCCCAAGTGACTTTCTTCGATACGGACCAGGTCGGCGTCAGGCCGGTCGACGTGGCGGTGCCGATTAGGGGGTGACGTCGACACTGTTGCCCGCGACATATCCGGAGATGTCGATCATGCGACGGCTGTAATCGAAATAGGTGCAGGTGCCCTGGTTCGAATCGTAGTTGCCTTTGGCGGAAGTGCAACTGGAAGAAGAACGGTAATCGGTGACGACCCGCCGCGTCCAATAGTTCCAGTTCGTCGATAGCATGTAGTCAGTGTTGGCGGCGCGAATCGCCCTGCCGACGTTGGTCGCGCTTGCATAGGGAACGACGCCGTAGCGCAGTCGCATTCCGGATGCGGAAAGCTGTGTCTGCACCGAAGCCAATTGGTCGTATAGCGCCAAAACTGCAGATCGTAGCGCGTCGATCTTGCTTGATGTATCGGACGACGTCGCCTTATCGGCCATCGAGCCGGTTGTATCCAGCACGAAGACGATGTCGGTGTTGACGAAGTCTTGCGACGCATTGCAACTGACGCTGACGGGCAGGGTCCTGAAGCCGAACATGCGCATGATCGACGTCGGCACCGTCGTGGACGCCTGTATGTAAACCGTTGTCTTGGAGCCCGACGTGCTGGTCACCGAGGGAACGAAGGGATCCGCTCCGTAGATCCCCTGCCGAAAATTGAAGTTGAAGAATTTGGTGGCTTCGGCGCGAACGGCGTCGTCGACGACGCCATTCGTCATCGCGCGACGCCCCGCGAGCACTGCAGCATCGCATGCCACCTGCATCTGCTCGCGGGTGACATAGCCGGCGCCGAGATCAACGGCCGAGCCAATCAGGCCCACCAGCGGGATCAACATGAACGCCCACAGCGCCATGACATTGCCGCGGCTATCAGCGAGCAGCCGCGCCGAGTTGCCCGGTCGGGCGCGAGAGGGCTCAAGCCCAGGCAACTTCGCGGCGCGTTGCCGCGGACCTGGTGCGCGTAGTAGTAACGCGGCAACACTCTGCTGTTTGCTTGCCACCTGTCGTTTGATCGCGGCGACCTGTTTGGCTCGCGCCGCGTCTTTACCGATCCGACCGTGAGACCAGCGCGACGTACATAGCTTGTACGTCTCGGCCGCCGCGGTGCAAGCCACCTTCAGCATGTGCGGAACCTCGATGCGTCGGGAGTTAGAGATCCCCAGCACGGAATAATAATTCTCGAAATGCTTGATGAGATGGTTCGCCGGAAGGCGGAAGAACATGCGCCACCGCGATCGCACCAGCGGGCCGGAACGTTGCTGCGCTACTAGGCCGGGCTGTAGCGACGCCCCCGTCATATCGTTGCGGATGATGCCTTGATGGTGCGCGAGTGTGGCCAGGGCGTGGACGGCCCACATTTTCCTTTTCCCCAGAATCAAACTTAAGGTGAGAGGCGCGTCGCTTCCGCTACGCCACAGATGCGTCACGCCCCGGCCACTTGCTGGTCGCAACGGGAGCAGCGCGGGGCGACAAGCGCCGTGTCGAACGATAGGCAGGTCGAGATGGCTTCTTCGAAAAAATGCGTCATGGGTGGCGGAGCTTTCCGACTTCGCGGCGTGTCGCTCGCAGGTATCGGAGGAGGGTAAACTCCCTTTTAATCAGCGAATTAGGCAGTTACCGGTTGGACGAAAGTCTAACACTCGGTGATAAATAAGCGGCTTGGGGTGGGGCCAACCGGACGGTGTTGTCGCGGCGGCACCGCGTATCAGGACCGACTGCAATCGACGCAAAGCCACGTGCGCCGACCACCAATAAATCATCGCGATTGCAGTCCAAGGTGCTCGGACCTCGGGTTCGTTGGAGCGGCCCTCGCATGGGGACGGAAGAAAGCCGCATGAAACAGGTCCGTCATTGGTGCGCCGTAATCAGGCACGTAGATCGGGCATCAATACAACAGTCGCAGGCTGCAATCGCTACGCTGACCTGAGAGCTGAAAACTAGTCCTCCTATATAATCTTTGAATCAAAAGCCGTTCTTGCCAATGACCGATAGTGCGGTCACGTTGCTGATCCCGCCAGCCTTATTGTCCGTTCGGAATTCTGCCCGAACGGTATCAATCTACTACAATCTGGGTAGGTTAGAATGATATCGTGATGGCATTCCCGGTGATAGCGATCGTGGGATGAGCAAGCATGATGATTCTGTCACCGACCTGTTTGGCTCTGCCCTTCAGGATGAGCGTGCCTATCTTCTGAGTCGCGCCGAAGAACACCGGCAACGTTCGGAGGCGACAACGGATTATCCTGCAAAGATGATCCACGACCGTCTTTGCCAGCTCTATGCCGAACGCGCGGCCCAGCTGCCGCTAGTAGATACGGACCAGGATATGGCGCAACACTACTAGGAACGTGTGATGTGTCGGTAGGTTGTCACGTCCATAATCGTTGCATCTTCGCGATGCCGGTCATGGAGGACGCGATCGATGAAGTCCCTGATTGTTGCGCTGTCAAGCGCGTTGATCCTCTCTGCCTGCGCTGCGCCCGCAACGCGGATCTCGACGGGTCTGCAGCGATATGGCCTCGATGAACAGCGCGCGGATTGCGTCGGCACCCGGTTGCAGGACGACCTGTCGCTCGGCCAGCTCCAGCAGCTCGGCAAGGCGGCTGCCGCCTATCGCAAGGGCGATACCAATCCCGGTGTACTGACTGTCGGCGACCTGCTGCGCGTCGCGGGTGAGCTGAAGGATCCCGCCATCGCGCTCGCCGTCGGCAAGGCCGCGGCGGGTTGCGGCGTCCTTCCATGATCGCTGGCGTATCTTCATTTCAGACAAGGAAACGATCATGAATTCAGACGAACTCAAGGGCGGCGCACGCTATGTCGGCGGCAAGGTCGAAAAGACCGTGGGCGATGCCGTCGACAGCCGCGACTGGAAGGTCGACGGCGTCGTCGATCAGGTCGCGGGCGCCGCCCAACATACCTACGGTCGAGCGCGTTCGGTGATCGAGGATGCGATCGACAGTGCCCCCGAACTGGCGGACGAGGCTCGCGACCGCCTGAAGGTGGCAGGCGAACGCGTCGTTGACGGCGCGCAACGCGGCGGCAAGGTCGCGGCGCAGACGGTCGAGGACAGCCCGGTACTGTGGGCGCTCGCCGCGGCACTTGGCGGCTATGCGCTGGCCTGGTTCGTCCACGGGCGTCGCGACTGAGCGGTCCGATGGCGAAGGCATCGTTCAAATCCCTGCGCGAGACCGCAGATCTGCGCCACCTGCGACAGATCATCGTCGGCCTCGACGAAGGCGTGATCCTGATCGATCCCGATCAGAGCCTGCTCTGGGCGAACGATGCCGCATTGGCGATGCACGGCGTCGCGGATATCGCCGAACTCGGCGCGACGGTGGACGAATATCGCGCCCGCTTTCAGCTGCGCTATCGCAACAACCACCGTGTCGAGGCGGACGATTATCCCATCGAACGCGTCGTCGCCGGCGACAGCTTTTCCGAGGTCGTGGTCGAGGTGACCGTCGCGGGCGAGGATGCGCCGCGCTGGGTGCATCAGGTGCGCAGTCTTGTGCTCAACGACAGCGACGAGGGCGAGCCCGCCTGTCTGGTACTCATCATCCAGGACGTGTCCGCCCGTTTCGAAGCGGAGGACCGGTTCGAACAATCGTTCAACGCCAATCCCGCGCCCGCGGTGATTTGCCGCTTGAGCGACCTCCGCTTCGTGAAGGTCAATCAGGGCTTCCTCGAGATGACCGGACATCAGCGCGACCAAGTGCTGTGCAAGACAGTCTACGACGTCGACGTGCTGCGCAAAGCCGATCGCCACGATCTCGCCAAAGAACGGCTCGGCGAGGGGCGGACGATCCCGCAGATGGAGGCGGAGCTCGCTTTGCCGAATGGCGGCACAAAGCTCGTCATCGTCGCCGGCCAGCCGATCGACATGGGCGATCAATCCTGCATGCTGTTCACCTTCGCCGATCTCGAGCCGCGCCGGAAGGCACAGGACGCGCTGCGCCACAGCGAGGAACGCTTCACCCGCACGTTCCAGATGGCGCCGGTGCCGATGGCGATCGGTGCCCGCGACGGCCATCTGCTGTGCGAGGTCAATGCCAGTTTCACGCAGATGACGGGCTATGCGGCGACCGACATCATCGGCCGGCCGCTCGGCGATGTCGAACTGTGGGAGAGCAACGCGATGCGCCGCACGATCGAGGCGGCGATCGACGGTGGCCACGACCTGCGTGGGCGTGAGGCGCGGATCCACGCCAAGGACGGCGCGACGATCGACTGCATCGTCTCCACCGAGGCGATCCGGCTCGGCGACGACGCCTGCGTCCTGTGGGCGTTCCAGGACATTACCCAGCGCAAGGCCAC includes:
- a CDS encoding TadE/TadG family type IV pilus assembly protein; this translates as MQLTTTRATLRRLLHNTSGVALLEFAITAPTVLLLGLGGVEMGNFVSANLRVSQIAMSVADNAGRVRTTIDEADISEIMLGAMKMGEPLDVASNGRIILSDLEQRTTTTGANGKGATSSSNPDGFRQWIRWQRCAGAMKTASSYGVPRNGSGGQVTDLDSTVNDDHGAVEAASTIDGMGPTNNQIAAVGGTAVMVVELVYTYKPLIPISLITTVLGTPKIRRVMAFNVRQRTAYSLRNDAALTGTKRADCTIFSAAAPTP
- a CDS encoding TadE/TadG family type IV pilus assembly protein — its product is MKRPLFRFVARLAEHDRGAAAVEFALVALPAIIIMCGLFDLGFRQYVATQVQDSLDRAARKVTIGTSTTSDQLTAMVKDRVTSVIKGASVDVAPASYTKYQQIAKAEPITTDTPPLGVYNQGDCFSDINRNGVWDADAGKAGTGGSDDVVVYVATVTYPELLPMRKLVGGNGISTIKASTMVKNQPYAAQPEAMTICS
- a CDS encoding pilus assembly protein is translated as MTHLWRSGSDAPLTLSLILGKRKMWAVHALATLAHHQGIIRNDMTGASLQPGLVAQQRSGPLVRSRWRMFFRLPANHLIKHFENYYSVLGISNSRRIEVPHMLKVACTAAAETYKLCTSRWSHGRIGKDAARAKQVAAIKRQVASKQQSVAALLLRAPGPRQRAAKLPGLEPSRARPGNSARLLADSRGNVMALWAFMLIPLVGLIGSAVDLGAGYVTREQMQVACDAAVLAGRRAMTNGVVDDAVRAEATKFFNFNFRQGIYGADPFVPSVTSTSGSKTTVYIQASTTVPTSIMRMFGFRTLPVSVSCNASQDFVNTDIVFVLDTTGSMADKATSSDTSSKIDALRSAVLALYDQLASVQTQLSASGMRLRYGVVPYASATNVGRAIRAANTDYMLSTNWNYWTRRVVTDYRSSSSCTSAKGNYDSNQGTCTYFDYSRRMIDISGYVAGNSVDVTP
- a CDS encoding CsbD family protein, encoding MNSDELKGGARYVGGKVEKTVGDAVDSRDWKVDGVVDQVAGAAQHTYGRARSVIEDAIDSAPELADEARDRLKVAGERVVDGAQRGGKVAAQTVEDSPVLWALAAALGGYALAWFVHGRRD
- a CDS encoding helix-turn-helix transcriptional regulator codes for the protein MAKASFKSLRETADLRHLRQIIVGLDEGVILIDPDQSLLWANDAALAMHGVADIAELGATVDEYRARFQLRYRNNHRVEADDYPIERVVAGDSFSEVVVEVTVAGEDAPRWVHQVRSLVLNDSDEGEPACLVLIIQDVSARFEAEDRFEQSFNANPAPAVICRLSDLRFVKVNQGFLEMTGHQRDQVLCKTVYDVDVLRKADRHDLAKERLGEGRTIPQMEAELALPNGGTKLVIVAGQPIDMGDQSCMLFTFADLEPRRKAQDALRHSEERFTRTFQMAPVPMAIGARDGHLLCEVNASFTQMTGYAATDIIGRPLGDVELWESNAMRRTIEAAIDGGHDLRGREARIHAKDGATIDCIVSTEAIRLGDDACVLWAFQDITQRKATELELVEAIEAVMKDTSWFSRTVMDKLARLRTPQTDRDGPGLDDLTAREREVLALICRGCDDKTIARSLNVAGNTVRNHVARIYAKIGVNRRIAAVAWARARGFDGEGVAIEAPVRGTAA